The Streptomyces sp. CC0208 genome window below encodes:
- a CDS encoding phytanoyl-CoA dioxygenase family protein yields the protein MDDELVERFLGDGFVRIEGAFPPRVAQHCASLLWRETGYDPEDPASWKDPVVWVAGMAQGPFAAAANSPVLHEAFDLLVGENRWQPRYSLGSFPLRFPHAEEPDDAGWHIEGSYLPEGAPVGMYHTNLRSRDRALLMLFLFSEVTEADAPTRIRVGSHLDVPPVLAPYGEPGACFLELGPKVDKASAHRPLAHATGSPGDVYLCHPFLVHAAQPHHGGSPRFMAQPPLLPAEPYELDRPDGDYSAVEFAIRRGLAREH from the coding sequence ATGGACGACGAACTGGTGGAGCGATTCCTCGGCGACGGATTCGTGAGGATCGAGGGCGCCTTCCCGCCCCGCGTCGCCCAGCACTGCGCGTCGCTGCTGTGGCGGGAGACGGGCTACGACCCCGAGGACCCGGCCTCCTGGAAGGACCCGGTGGTATGGGTGGCGGGGATGGCACAGGGCCCGTTCGCGGCGGCCGCCAACTCCCCGGTTCTGCACGAGGCGTTCGATCTGCTGGTGGGCGAGAACCGCTGGCAGCCCCGCTACTCGCTGGGCAGTTTCCCGTTGCGGTTTCCGCACGCGGAGGAACCCGACGACGCGGGCTGGCACATCGAGGGCAGTTACCTCCCCGAGGGCGCACCCGTCGGCATGTACCACACCAACCTGCGCTCCCGGGACCGCGCCCTGCTGATGCTGTTCCTGTTCAGTGAGGTCACGGAGGCGGACGCCCCGACCCGCATCAGGGTCGGCTCCCATCTCGACGTACCGCCCGTCCTTGCGCCGTACGGCGAACCGGGCGCGTGCTTCCTGGAGTTGGGCCCGAAGGTGGACAAGGCCTCGGCACACCGTCCGCTCGCCCACGCCACCGGCAGCCCCGGTGACGTCTACCTCTGCCACCCGTTCCTGGTCCACGCGGCCCAGCCCCACCACGGCGGGAGCCCCCGTTTCATGGCACAGCCACCACTGCTCCCGGCCGAGCCGTACGAGTTGGACCGCCCGGACGGCGACTACTCGGCGGTGGAGTTCGCGATCCGCCGGGGCCTGGCCAGAGAGCACTGA